A genomic stretch from Vicia villosa cultivar HV-30 ecotype Madison, WI unplaced genomic scaffold, Vvil1.0 ctg.001067F_1_1, whole genome shotgun sequence includes:
- the LOC131633063 gene encoding aspartic proteinase CDR1-like, translating into MAAVFNVHARVVQPLCMGGGCPCKNPPNCRTAAAAVPPPRKHADGNTRDSYLTVEILVTNTSDNNNSIRDCEWFMILCREVSVILVIVDLKLIKSIEIIRWTLSLPYDSVGVYLMSYSIGTPPFKVYAFLDTGSNLIWHECKPCNICYNQTSPIFNPSKSSSYQNIPCSSRTCKSMANASCSYDRDACEYTLDYGHGTKTQGDLSVETLTLDSISGSVISFSKIVIGCAHTNTQGFEYNGKSSGIVGLGKGPMSIIKQLGSLTDYYRTSNLSSKLNFGDAAIVSGDKVVSTPMVKMIGNQQKDYYYLTLKAFSVGNKRIKYKGFKREGTNASTNNIIIDSGTPVSLLPRHVFHKLESAVKKVIKLERFQDPTDSFSLCYNTTSKKLNFPVITAHFSGADVKLDPKGVFSTIFKGIECFAFRPHNNGLGLFGSMAQMNHLIGHDLKRNIFSFKPTDCSKY; encoded by the exons ATGGCGGCCGTCTTCAACGTCCACGCTCGTGTGGTTCAGCCACTCTGCATGGGTGGCGGTTGTCCATGCAAGAATCCGCCTAATTGCCGTACCGCCGCCGCCGCCGTTCCACCACCAAGGAA GCATGCAGATGGGAATACAAGAGATAGCTATCTCACAGTGGAGATACTTGTCACCAACACATCGGACAACAATAATTCAATAAGAGATTGTGAATGGTTTATGATTTTGTGTAGAG AAGTTAGTGTCATTTTGGTTATTGTTGATCTTAAACTCATCAAGAGTATCGAAATTATAAGATGGACG TTATCTTTGCCCTATGATTCCGTTGGTGTATATCTCATGAGTTATTCGATTGGTACCCCTCCATTTAAGGTCTATGCTTTTTTAGATACAGGTAGTAATTTAATTTGGCATGAGTGCAAGCCTTGTAATATATGTTACAACCAAACATCTCCTATTTTCAATCCTTCAAAATCTTCGAGTTACCAAAATATTccatgttcttcaagaacatgcAAATCTATGGCAAATGCTTCTTGTTCTTATGATCGAGATGCATGTGAGTATACATTAGATTATGGTCATGGAACAAAAACTCAGGGAGATCTTAGTGTGGAAACTCTTACATTGGATTCCATCTCCGGTTCTGTTATCTCATTTTCTAAAATTGTGATAGGATGTGCACATACTAATACTCAAGGCTTTGAGTATAACGGTAAAAGTTCTGGTATAGTTGGCCTTGGAAAAGGGCCTATGTCAATTATAAAGCAATTAGGATCTCTAACAGAT TATTACAGAACATCTAATTTATCTAGCAAACTCAACTTTGGAGATGCTGCTATTGTGTCCGGTGATAAAGTTGTTTCAACTCCTATGGTCAAAATGATTGGGAACCAACAAAAAGATTATTACTATCTAACTTTGAAGGCCTTTAGTGTGGGAAATAAGAGAATAAAGTACAAGGGATTTAAACGTGAAGGAACAAATGCTTCTACTAATAACATCATAATTGACTCGGGTACACCTGTATCTCTTCTTCCACGTCATGTTTTTCATAAGTTAGAATCTGCGGTTAAGAAAGTTATTAAACTAGAGCGCTTTCAAGATCCTACTGATTCGTTTAGCCTTTGTTATAATACTACATCTAAAAAACTGAATTTCCCTGTAATTACAGCACATTTTAGTGGCGCAGATGTTAAGTTAGATCCTAAGGGCGTCTTTAGTACTATATTTAAGGGAATTGAATGTTTTGCTTTTCGACCACATAACAATGGATTAGGCCTTTTTGGAAGCATGGCACAAATGAACCATTTAATTGGTCATGATCTCAAAAGAAATATTTTCTCCTTCAAACCTACTGATTGTAGTAAGTATTGA